The following proteins are encoded in a genomic region of Halonatronomonas betaini:
- a CDS encoding 2-oxoacid:acceptor oxidoreductase family protein: MKQEIIMAGFGGQGVMSIGRLLAYAGMKEDKEVSWMPSYGPEMRGGTANCTVIVSDEKIPAPVSSHPDTAIVMNLPSQDKFGPKVKENGHLLVNSSLIEKEVDRDDINIINVPANEIADELGNTRVANMVMLGAYIAAVDIVSLDTVKDSLKNVLPERRHNLIPMNEEALDRGYNLV, encoded by the coding sequence ATGAAACAGGAAATAATAATGGCCGGCTTCGGTGGTCAGGGTGTTATGTCAATAGGTCGCTTGTTGGCCTATGCCGGCATGAAAGAAGATAAAGAAGTTTCCTGGATGCCATCATATGGCCCAGAGATGCGGGGAGGTACAGCTAACTGTACAGTAATTGTTTCAGATGAAAAGATTCCAGCTCCTGTATCCAGTCATCCTGATACAGCAATTGTTATGAACCTTCCTTCCCAGGATAAATTTGGACCAAAGGTTAAAGAAAATGGCCATCTACTGGTTAATTCATCTTTAATCGAGAAGGAAGTTGACCGTGATGATATTAATATAATAAACGTTCCAGCAAATGAGATAGCTGATGAATTAGGCAATACAAGAGTTGCTAATATGGTAATGCTCGGTGCCTATATTGCTGCAGTAGATATTGTCAGCCTTGATACGGTCAAAGATTCCTTAAAAAATGTATTGCCTGAGAGACGCCACAATCTAATTCCAATGAACGAAGAGGCCTTAGATAGAGGTTATAATCTAGTCTAA
- the buk gene encoding butyrate kinase: protein MSENNILVINPGSTSTKLALYQGQQEVMASTIEHSQEELAGYENITDQLDLRVKYIREFLKDNSVSIKDLSAVVGRGGLLKPIPGGTYKVNQKMLKDLKAGLQGEHASNLGGLIADSLAEEAGAKAFIVDPVVVDELKELARLSGHPLFERKSIFHALNQKAVARNYASDVNKDYNEITVIVAHLGGGISVGLHHQGKVIDVNNALAGEGPYSPNRSGGLPTLDLANYCYEPENDYNDVKKKLLGSGGVVAYLNTNDMREVEEKAEAGNKEADLIYSGMAYQVAKEIGSLGPIVNGKVDAILLTGGIAYSDYFVDQVKDQVGFLAPVKVYPGEEEMSALAAGAVRVLTGQEQAKTYQ from the coding sequence AATATATTAGTAATAAACCCAGGCTCAACCTCCACCAAGCTGGCCCTTTATCAGGGTCAGCAGGAGGTTATGGCCTCAACAATTGAACACAGTCAGGAAGAACTGGCTGGTTATGAAAATATAACAGATCAGTTAGACCTTAGAGTCAAATATATCCGGGAATTTCTAAAAGATAACTCTGTATCTATCAAAGATTTAAGTGCAGTAGTTGGCCGTGGAGGGCTTCTGAAACCTATTCCTGGAGGAACCTATAAAGTCAATCAAAAAATGCTGAAAGACCTTAAAGCAGGGCTTCAGGGAGAGCATGCCAGTAACCTTGGAGGTCTAATTGCAGATTCATTAGCAGAAGAGGCAGGAGCCAAAGCCTTTATTGTTGATCCAGTAGTTGTTGATGAATTAAAAGAACTTGCCAGACTTTCTGGTCATCCACTCTTTGAGCGGAAAAGTATCTTCCATGCTTTAAATCAGAAAGCAGTGGCCAGAAATTATGCCAGCGATGTTAATAAAGATTATAATGAGATAACAGTTATAGTCGCCCATTTAGGTGGCGGAATTTCAGTTGGCCTTCATCATCAGGGTAAAGTTATAGATGTCAATAATGCCCTGGCTGGAGAAGGTCCATATTCCCCGAACCGTTCGGGTGGCTTACCGACATTGGATCTGGCAAATTACTGTTATGAACCAGAAAACGATTATAACGATGTCAAAAAGAAACTTCTCGGTAGCGGCGGTGTTGTTGCCTATCTAAATACCAATGATATGCGAGAAGTGGAAGAAAAGGCTGAAGCTGGTAATAAAGAGGCTGACTTAATTTACAGTGGAATGGCCTATCAGGTCGCTAAAGAGATAGGCTCTTTAGGACCAATTGTAAATGGTAAAGTTGATGCAATCCTCTTAACTGGAGGAATAGCATATTCTGATTATTTTGTAGATCAGGTAAAAGATCAGGTCGGTTTTTTAGCCCCTGTAAAAGTCTATCCTGGTGAAGAAGAAATGTCTGCTCTGGCTGCTGGTGCTGTGAGAGTTCTAACTGGTCAAGAACAGGCTAAAACTTATCAATAA
- a CDS encoding DUF2089 domain-containing protein, producing MANKVNKLIGKCPVCQENMEITEIKCNDCDTKIRGRFFLDKFSRLDPDQHHFVEVFIRSRGNIKEVEREMGISYPTVRNKLDEVIEALGYQPEDSPDDNKAKKRKEILDSLENGEIQSQEAVEMLKNI from the coding sequence ATGGCAAATAAAGTTAATAAACTAATAGGAAAATGTCCTGTCTGTCAGGAAAATATGGAAATCACAGAAATTAAATGTAATGATTGTGATACAAAGATTAGAGGCCGCTTCTTTCTTGATAAATTTTCCAGGTTGGATCCAGATCAACACCATTTTGTTGAAGTTTTTATCCGTTCCAGAGGTAATATTAAAGAGGTTGAGAGAGAAATGGGTATCTCCTATCCAACAGTAAGGAATAAATTAGATGAAGTGATTGAAGCTTTAGGCTATCAACCTGAAGATAGCCCGGATGATAATAAAGCTAAAAAGAGAAAAGAAATTTTGGATTCTTTAGAAAATGGCGAAATTCAATCTCAAGAAGCAGTTGAAATGCTCAAAAATATCTAA
- a CDS encoding NUDIX domain-containing protein has protein sequence MRQLEEKTISSELAFRGNLLKFRIDQVELPDGNQSRREIIEHPGGVTIIPVSPERKIIMVKQYRSAANQVLLELPAGKLDNGENLNDCALRELKEETGYTAGKIRELFTFYTTPGYSTENLHLFLAEDLDYGKQETEDGEFIEVAKIYPERIPDLVLRGKIQDSKTIVGLMVYYQLICQKARLNPFTRT, from the coding sequence ATGAGACAATTAGAAGAAAAAACTATCTCAAGTGAACTTGCATTTAGAGGTAATCTGCTGAAATTCAGAATAGATCAGGTTGAATTACCTGATGGCAATCAATCCAGAAGAGAAATTATTGAGCATCCTGGAGGAGTAACAATTATTCCAGTTTCTCCAGAAAGAAAGATTATTATGGTCAAACAGTACCGGAGTGCCGCCAATCAGGTCCTATTAGAACTGCCTGCCGGCAAATTAGATAATGGAGAAAACCTGAATGATTGTGCTCTAAGAGAATTAAAAGAAGAGACAGGCTATACTGCAGGTAAAATCAGAGAATTATTTACCTTTTATACAACCCCAGGTTATAGCACAGAGAACCTCCATTTATTTTTAGCAGAGGATTTAGATTATGGCAAACAGGAGACAGAGGATGGCGAATTTATTGAAGTCGCCAAAATCTATCCTGAAAGAATCCCTGATCTAGTCTTAAGAGGCAAGATTCAGGATAGCAAAACAATTGTTGGTCTTATGGTTTATTATCAACTTATCTGTCAGAAAGCAAGATTAAATCCCTTCACCAGAACATAA
- a CDS encoding phosphopentomutase has translation MTDIKRTIMIVLDSVGIGELPDAEEYGDIGADTLGNIAEAVGGLDLPNLEQLGLGKIRELKGMDSNIEARGIYGKMAEASKGKDTTTGHWELAGLVSNTPFPKYPDGFPDEVIDPFLEKTGFDGILGNKPASGTVIIEELIDEHLETGNPIVYTSADSVFQIAAHEDVIPIKRLYEICEIARDILTGEHGVARVIARPFIGEPGSLERTDRRKDFSLVPPKPTLLNLLEDAGQDVIGVGKIIDIFAGSGVTESDHVIDNMKGVDSTIDYMGKVEEGLIFTNLVETDMIYGHRRDVDGYYQALKDFDKRLPEILSALKPTDLLVITADHGCDPTYEGTDHTREYVPLLLVGQNLKKDKKLETRDSFADLAATLAELHKVEPTFDGISFVEEIIN, from the coding sequence ATGACTGATATAAAGAGAACTATTATGATAGTTCTTGATAGTGTCGGCATCGGAGAACTGCCAGATGCAGAGGAATACGGCGATATAGGTGCCGATACATTAGGAAATATAGCTGAAGCAGTCGGAGGCTTAGACCTGCCTAACTTAGAACAGCTAGGCCTCGGAAAAATTCGAGAGCTTAAAGGTATGGATAGTAATATTGAAGCCAGAGGAATTTACGGTAAGATGGCTGAAGCCTCAAAGGGTAAAGATACAACCACAGGCCACTGGGAACTGGCAGGTTTAGTCTCTAATACCCCATTCCCTAAATATCCAGATGGTTTTCCAGATGAAGTAATCGATCCATTCTTAGAAAAGACTGGATTTGATGGTATCCTGGGTAACAAACCTGCCTCAGGTACAGTCATTATTGAAGAATTAATAGATGAGCATTTAGAGACTGGCAATCCTATAGTTTATACATCTGCTGATAGTGTTTTCCAGATAGCAGCCCATGAAGATGTCATTCCAATTAAAAGACTATATGAGATTTGCGAAATAGCCAGAGATATCTTAACTGGTGAACATGGAGTTGCCAGAGTAATTGCCAGACCATTTATCGGTGAACCTGGAAGCCTGGAGAGAACTGACCGGAGAAAAGACTTTTCACTGGTACCGCCAAAACCAACTCTCTTAAATCTATTAGAAGATGCAGGCCAGGATGTAATTGGAGTTGGCAAAATTATTGATATTTTTGCCGGCAGTGGTGTAACAGAATCCGACCATGTTATTGATAACATGAAAGGGGTAGATTCCACCATTGATTATATGGGCAAGGTTGAAGAAGGTCTGATTTTTACAAATCTTGTTGAAACTGATATGATCTACGGCCATCGCAGAGATGTCGATGGGTATTATCAGGCATTAAAAGACTTTGATAAGAGACTGCCAGAGATACTGTCAGCATTAAAGCCGACAGATCTTTTAGTTATTACAGCAGATCATGGTTGTGATCCAACCTATGAAGGAACAGATCATACCAGAGAATATGTGCCACTTCTTTTAGTTGGACAGAATCTCAAAAAAGATAAAAAGCTAGAAACCAGAGATAGTTTTGCAGATCTAGCAGCAACACTTGCAGAATTGCATAAAGTAGAGCCAACTTTTGATGGCATTTCATTTGTAGAAGAAATCATTAATTAA
- a CDS encoding purine-nucleoside phosphorylase, translated as MKIVDKIKEAEKYIKSRIDIEPEFGLILGSGLGVLAEEIENPTKIPYSEIPGFLESDVEGHNNQLVIGTLEGRNVVALQGRFHYYEGYDMQDITLPVRVMNLLGCEGLIVTNAAGGANRNFDPGDFMLISDHINFMGDNPLIGKNLDEFGPRFPDMSTAYDPTWQSVATDVAAENGITLRRGVYCGCSGPTYETPAEIRMMTILGADAVGMSTVPEVIVANHQGMRVLGISCITNMAAGILPKPLDHSEVVEIAEEVRPQFIKLVRSLLKELNL; from the coding sequence ATGAAGATTGTAGATAAAATAAAAGAAGCTGAAAAATATATAAAAAGTAGAATCGATATAGAGCCAGAATTTGGCCTGATCTTAGGTTCAGGTTTAGGAGTCCTGGCTGAAGAGATAGAAAATCCAACAAAAATTCCTTATAGTGAGATTCCAGGTTTCCTTGAATCAGATGTTGAAGGCCATAATAACCAGCTAGTTATCGGTACCCTTGAAGGCAGAAATGTTGTAGCCCTTCAGGGCCGGTTTCATTATTATGAAGGCTATGATATGCAAGATATTACCCTTCCAGTTAGAGTTATGAATCTTCTTGGCTGCGAAGGCTTAATTGTAACCAATGCAGCTGGCGGAGCCAATCGGAATTTTGACCCCGGCGATTTCATGCTGATTAGCGATCATATTAATTTTATGGGCGATAATCCACTGATTGGCAAAAATCTCGATGAATTTGGGCCCAGGTTTCCAGATATGTCAACTGCCTATGATCCGACCTGGCAGTCAGTAGCAACTGATGTAGCCGCTGAAAACGGCATCACCTTGCGCCGTGGTGTCTATTGTGGCTGTTCAGGGCCAACCTATGAAACACCGGCTGAGATAAGGATGATGACCATTCTGGGAGCAGATGCTGTTGGTATGTCAACAGTTCCAGAGGTTATAGTTGCCAATCACCAGGGCATGCGGGTGCTCGGTATTTCCTGCATAACTAATATGGCTGCTGGCATTCTGCCAAAACCCCTTGATCATAGTGAGGTAGTTGAAATTGCAGAAGAAGTCAGGCCTCAATTCATTAAACTGGTCAGGAGCCTACTTAAGGAGCTGAATCTCTAA
- a CDS encoding M20/M25/M40 family metallo-hydrolase: MNNLSKLPVDIFRELIEINSPSRHEGSLAARVIDYLQEAGLETLQDRTSNYINSQTGNIIGINPPCEDGLLLVAHLDRVEPGQNIKLIKEGRYLKSQGNTILGADNLAGISAILSFLLINKNYLPEGLGVLFTVAEELGLLGASFLPESFLDLFDHAIVLDGEAKVGSFFVEEPAACFFLFQIVGQESNASRRLNLQIARSTINDIGNHVRSFFIKDGLPVAGAELDSIIIAARGNNTNHLIRKWPDLLAHKIKDVLPDIKGEISLLHCSQGVNFTDEKPPWLKNLINSTRVAGHRPELIKSGDISEAGLISTRGLPAINIGTGAENSHTTSEKLKIEELANQVDILTEYIIEGGYF, encoded by the coding sequence ATGAATAATCTATCTAAACTTCCTGTAGATATTTTCAGAGAATTAATAGAAATCAATAGCCCTTCCCGTCATGAAGGTTCTCTGGCTGCCAGAGTTATTGATTATCTTCAGGAGGCCGGCCTGGAAACACTTCAGGATAGAACCTCCAATTATATTAATAGCCAGACAGGAAATATTATAGGTATTAACCCTCCATGTGAAGATGGTTTATTGTTAGTTGCTCATTTAGACAGGGTTGAGCCTGGCCAGAATATAAAACTAATAAAGGAAGGCCGGTATTTAAAAAGTCAGGGTAATACAATTCTTGGTGCAGATAACCTGGCAGGCATATCAGCTATTTTATCGTTTTTATTAATAAATAAGAATTACCTACCTGAGGGTTTAGGAGTATTATTTACTGTTGCTGAAGAGTTAGGGTTGCTTGGTGCCTCATTTCTTCCAGAAAGCTTTCTGGATTTATTTGACCATGCCATTGTTTTAGATGGTGAAGCCAAGGTCGGGAGTTTTTTTGTCGAAGAACCTGCAGCCTGTTTCTTTTTATTCCAGATAGTTGGCCAGGAATCAAATGCCAGTAGAAGATTAAATCTACAGATAGCCAGGTCAACAATTAATGATATTGGTAACCATGTCCGCTCCTTTTTTATAAAAGATGGTCTACCAGTTGCCGGGGCTGAACTGGACTCGATAATCATAGCTGCCAGGGGCAATAATACCAATCATTTAATCCGTAAATGGCCTGACTTACTTGCCCATAAAATCAAAGATGTTTTACCAGATATAAAAGGAGAGATCTCCTTACTGCACTGTAGCCAGGGAGTGAATTTTACAGATGAGAAGCCCCCCTGGTTAAAAAATCTCATCAATTCAACCAGAGTAGCCGGCCACAGGCCTGAATTAATCAAATCCGGTGATATCAGTGAAGCAGGTCTGATCAGCACCAGAGGCTTACCGGCAATCAATATAGGTACAGGAGCAGAAAATTCTCATACCACCAGTGAAAAATTAAAAATAGAGGAACTTGCAAATCAGGTAGATATTTTAACAGAATACATAATAGAAGGGGGATATTTTTAA
- a CDS encoding 4Fe-4S dicluster domain-containing protein yields MVKDKKVVFDEERCKGCKLCVGVCPVNIIEMAEDRINSHGFHPAEVKDENQDDCISCKQCYQMCPDVCITLYK; encoded by the coding sequence TTGGTTAAAGATAAAAAAGTTGTTTTTGATGAAGAACGTTGCAAAGGCTGTAAATTATGCGTTGGAGTCTGTCCTGTGAATATTATAGAGATGGCAGAAGATAGAATAAACAGCCACGGTTTTCATCCAGCTGAAGTAAAAGATGAAAATCAGGATGATTGCATAAGCTGTAAACAATGCTATCAGATGTGTCCTGATGTCTGTATAACTCTTTATAAATAA
- a CDS encoding pyrimidine-nucleoside phosphorylase, which translates to MRMYDLIYKKREGEELTPEEIDWIISGYTTGDIPDYQVSAWAMAIFFKGMKARETASLTEAVVNSGDQIDLSRISGVKVDKHSTGGVGDTTTLVLAPLVAAAGVPVPKMSGKGLGHTGGTIDKLESIPGFNCELETEEFFNQIEEIGAAIVSQTGNLTPADKKLYALRDVTATVDSIPLIASSIMGKKLAGGADAIVLDVKTGSGAFMQKQEDARELARLMVDIGSELGRKTMALLTDMSQPLGEAVGNALEVKEAIKTLKGNGPEDLTELSIKLGAAMLVAGQYESDLAKAEKRLRKLITNGQAISKFKDIVRAQGGNPEIVDNLDLLPQAKNIYELKADKSGYIENVTAREVGLVAMALGAGRAKKDDPIDPAVGIEVTAHRGEKVETGDLLARVYYNSDNQPAEEIQRLRDAYTIGSKKPEELEFIIDLIE; encoded by the coding sequence ATGAGAATGTATGATCTCATTTATAAAAAGCGAGAAGGTGAGGAATTAACTCCAGAAGAGATAGATTGGATTATCTCCGGTTATACAACCGGGGATATCCCTGATTACCAGGTCTCTGCCTGGGCTATGGCCATTTTCTTTAAAGGCATGAAAGCCAGAGAGACCGCCAGTCTGACAGAAGCAGTTGTAAATTCTGGAGATCAGATAGACCTTAGCAGAATTTCCGGTGTAAAAGTTGATAAACACAGTACAGGTGGGGTTGGCGATACAACGACTCTAGTCCTGGCTCCTCTGGTTGCAGCTGCCGGGGTACCAGTGCCTAAAATGTCAGGCAAAGGCTTAGGCCATACCGGCGGAACCATCGATAAACTTGAGTCTATCCCAGGTTTTAACTGCGAGCTAGAGACTGAAGAGTTCTTTAATCAGATTGAAGAGATTGGAGCTGCCATAGTTAGCCAGACAGGTAATCTAACGCCAGCAGATAAGAAATTATATGCTCTCAGGGATGTCACAGCAACAGTCGATTCAATTCCTTTAATAGCAAGTAGTATCATGGGTAAAAAACTTGCCGGCGGTGCCGATGCAATTGTTCTAGATGTTAAAACTGGTAGTGGAGCCTTTATGCAAAAACAAGAAGATGCTCGTGAACTTGCCAGATTAATGGTAGATATAGGTTCAGAATTAGGCAGAAAGACAATGGCCTTATTAACTGATATGAGTCAGCCTTTAGGAGAGGCAGTTGGTAATGCTTTAGAGGTTAAAGAGGCAATTAAAACTCTAAAAGGAAATGGGCCTGAAGATCTTACCGAATTATCAATAAAGTTAGGTGCAGCCATGCTGGTTGCCGGCCAGTATGAATCAGATTTAGCTAAAGCAGAAAAACGCCTGAGAAAATTAATCACAAACGGCCAGGCTATATCTAAATTCAAAGATATTGTTAGAGCTCAGGGAGGCAATCCAGAGATAGTTGATAATCTTGATCTACTGCCACAGGCAAAAAATATTTATGAGCTAAAAGCAGATAAATCAGGCTATATAGAAAATGTAACAGCCAGAGAAGTAGGCTTAGTTGCAATGGCTCTTGGAGCAGGCAGAGCTAAAAAGGATGATCCTATTGACCCGGCTGTAGGTATTGAAGTTACAGCCCATAGGGGAGAAAAAGTTGAAACTGGTGATCTTTTAGCCAGAGTCTATTATAATTCAGATAATCAGCCAGCAGAAGAAATTCAACGTTTAAGAGATGCCTATACTATTGGTTCAAAAAAGCCTGAAGAATTAGAGTTTATCATAGATTTAATTGAATAA
- a CDS encoding SHOCT-like domain-containing protein, with translation MTEERLKILEMVAKGKLSAEEADQLMATMEESDKMYQGKAEKTPPKKSKSLKILVQEGGKEKVNLSIPLSLAQAFTGFMPDNARAKLEDKNINITELLENLENSTGDGKLVDIDEGNEHVEIRIE, from the coding sequence ATGACGGAGGAAAGATTAAAAATTTTGGAGATGGTAGCTAAAGGAAAGTTATCAGCTGAGGAAGCAGATCAATTAATGGCGACTATGGAAGAGTCTGATAAAATGTATCAGGGCAAGGCTGAAAAGACTCCACCTAAAAAATCAAAATCCCTAAAAATACTTGTGCAAGAGGGGGGCAAGGAAAAAGTTAATTTATCTATTCCCTTAAGTCTGGCCCAGGCTTTCACCGGTTTTATGCCTGATAATGCAAGGGCTAAGCTAGAAGATAAGAATATAAATATTACTGAATTACTGGAAAATCTAGAAAACAGTACTGGCGATGGTAAGTTGGTTGATATAGATGAAGGTAATGAACATGTAGAGATAAGAATTGAATAG
- a CDS encoding 3-methyl-2-oxobutanoate dehydrogenase subunit VorB, with protein MSEKKLMKGNEVVGEAAIRAGCRYFFGYPITPQNDIPAYMSRRLPEVDGVFLQAESEVAASNMVYGAAGAGARVLTSSSSPGISLKAEGISYIAGAELPAVIVNIMRSGPGLGGIQPSQADYFQATKGMAHGDFRLLVLAPSNVQELADLTYLAFDLADKYRNPVMVLGDGMIGQMMEPVEFKEMRDLDSLPKKDWATDGAKGREKNVINSLGLVAENLEKHNLKLKAKYDQMRQEEVRFEDYKMDDAEMAIVAYGTTARIATSAIDRARKEGYKVGLIRPITLFPFPEARVSEAADQVDEFLTVEMSTGQMIEDVKLAVNGKKPVDFYGRTGGVVPSTDEIYDKIVAMRGDK; from the coding sequence ATGTCTGAAAAAAAGTTGATGAAAGGAAATGAGGTCGTTGGCGAGGCAGCTATAAGAGCAGGCTGTCGCTATTTCTTTGGTTATCCAATAACACCTCAAAACGATATACCTGCATATATGTCACGCCGTTTGCCAGAGGTGGACGGAGTATTTTTGCAGGCAGAAAGTGAAGTTGCGGCAAGTAATATGGTTTATGGTGCTGCAGGTGCCGGGGCAAGAGTTTTAACATCTTCATCCAGTCCTGGTATCAGTTTAAAAGCAGAAGGTATTTCCTATATAGCCGGTGCAGAACTACCCGCAGTAATTGTAAATATAATGAGAAGTGGTCCTGGTTTAGGTGGTATTCAACCATCTCAGGCCGATTATTTCCAGGCCACAAAAGGAATGGCCCATGGAGATTTTCGTTTATTAGTTCTTGCCCCTTCTAATGTCCAGGAATTGGCAGACTTAACCTATCTTGCCTTTGATTTAGCAGATAAATATCGTAATCCTGTCATGGTTCTAGGTGATGGTATGATTGGACAGATGATGGAACCAGTTGAATTCAAAGAAATGAGAGACTTAGATAGTCTTCCTAAAAAAGATTGGGCTACAGATGGAGCTAAAGGTAGAGAAAAGAATGTAATTAACTCTTTGGGGCTGGTTGCAGAAAACTTAGAAAAGCATAACCTAAAATTAAAGGCTAAATATGATCAGATGAGACAAGAAGAAGTCAGATTTGAAGATTATAAAATGGATGATGCAGAGATGGCTATTGTAGCTTATGGTACAACAGCCAGAATAGCTACCAGTGCTATTGATAGAGCCAGAAAAGAAGGCTATAAAGTTGGCTTAATCAGACCAATAACTCTATTTCCATTCCCTGAAGCTAGAGTTTCTGAAGCAGCTGACCAGGTCGATGAATTCTTAACTGTAGAGATGAGCACCGGTCAGATGATTGAAGATGTAAAACTTGCCGTTAATGGCAAAAAGCCAGTAGATTTTTATGGCAGAACCGGTGGCGTTGTTCCATCAACAGATGAGATATATGATAAGATTGTTGCTATGAGAGGTGATAAGTAA
- a CDS encoding thiamine pyrophosphate-dependent enzyme, with protein MEKIAGYPESLDNQSTHYCPGCTHGIIHRLIAEVIDELEIREETIGVAPVGCAVLCYEYFDVDMHEASHGRAPAVATGVKRVHPDKTVFTYQGDGDLASIGTAEIVHAANRGENITTIFVNNAIYGMTGGQMAPTSLEGQKTTTSPYGRSIKDSGNPIKMTEMLAVLDGPAYIARVSVHNPKEIRKAKKAIKKAFQMQLEGKGFALVEVLSTCPTNWGISPTDGLKWLEEMMLPKYPLDVFKDIEEVE; from the coding sequence ATGGAAAAAATTGCAGGTTATCCAGAATCTCTCGATAATCAGTCAACTCATTATTGTCCTGGTTGTACCCATGGTATAATTCATAGACTGATCGCAGAGGTTATAGATGAACTAGAAATTAGAGAAGAGACAATCGGTGTTGCTCCTGTAGGTTGTGCCGTTCTCTGTTATGAATATTTTGATGTAGATATGCATGAAGCTTCTCATGGACGGGCACCAGCAGTTGCTACCGGTGTCAAAAGAGTCCATCCTGATAAAACAGTATTTACCTACCAGGGAGATGGTGACTTAGCCTCAATCGGTACTGCTGAAATTGTTCATGCAGCCAACCGAGGCGAAAATATTACAACTATTTTTGTAAATAACGCTATCTATGGTATGACAGGCGGTCAGATGGCCCCAACAAGTTTAGAAGGGCAGAAAACGACAACCAGTCCTTATGGTAGAAGCATTAAAGATTCAGGTAATCCTATCAAGATGACTGAGATGCTTGCTGTCCTTGATGGGCCAGCCTATATAGCTAGGGTCTCAGTCCATAATCCAAAAGAGATTAGAAAAGCTAAAAAAGCAATTAAAAAAGCATTTCAAATGCAGCTAGAAGGTAAAGGCTTTGCACTAGTTGAAGTTCTTTCTACCTGCCCGACAAACTGGGGTATTTCACCAACAGATGGACTAAAGTGGCTTGAAGAAATGATGCTGCCTAAATATCCGCTAGATGTCTTTAAAGATATAGAGGAGGTGGAATAA